The following proteins are co-located in the Imtechella halotolerans genome:
- a CDS encoding WD40/YVTN/BNR-like repeat-containing protein, with protein MKKQIFILSYLWVATTLWAQQAPTPASEVQKALEQKAKMQETSLVKNVPFTNIGPTVMSGRVVDVDVNPNNPTEFYVAYASGGLWYSNNNGVSFTPVMDNSSTQNLGDIAVDWKNGTIWAGTGENNASRSSYAGIGILKSTDKGQTWQHMGLPDSHHIGRILINPNQPDEVIIGVTGHLYSSNSERGIYKTFDGGKTWNKTLYINDQTGIIDVAVSPKNFNIVYAAAWEKDRKAWHFSGNGNHSAIYKSTDAGNTWTKISVEGSGFPTGEGVGRIGLSVFDDNTVYAVHDNQYLRPDDKKTDLSGALSKNDFKNMSSEEFLQIEDKKLNSFLRTNGFQEKYRADNVKQMVRSGAVAPVDLAKYLEDANAMLFDTPVIGAEVFRSDNGGKTWTKTHDDYLDGVFFSYGYYFAQIAVDPNNKNKVYVGGVPIIKSPDGGKTWVSINRENVHVDHHSIWVNPNKEGHIINGNDGGLNISYDDGETWIKNNSIPVGQFYAINIDYQKPYNVYGGLQDNGVWMGAHNAPMNREWHQEGAYPWKSIIGGDGMQIQIDKRNPSIIYTGFQFGNYYRFNLKTGERTYIQPKHQLGESPYRFNWQTPILLSPHNQDIVYFGSNKLHRSLTQGNEWTAISGDLTNGGKKGNVAYGTLTSISESPFEFGLIYTGSDDGMVHVTRDGGANWQLIYNSFPNELWVSRVIASQHKKERVYVTLNGYRFDDFNTYIFKSEDYGKTWDNIKTNIPASPVNVIKEDPENEQVLYVGTDNGAYISFDMGESWNPFSKGLPNVAIHDLVIQPEAKDLLLGTHGRSIYKANIAPLQKMKAAVQDQVFYPFEIDPVRHSNRWGNTWNRWSEAFEPSSSFTAYASQDNSIKITVYSEDNIALQTFTYQAEKGFNYISYDLSISTEGKNAYNKRHKNAIIDKVGNGKMYLPKGKYTVEFVTKGSIEKRILEVK; from the coding sequence ATGAAGAAGCAAATATTCATCCTAAGTTATCTATGGGTTGCTACAACCCTATGGGCTCAGCAAGCACCCACACCAGCCTCAGAGGTTCAAAAGGCCTTAGAACAAAAGGCTAAAATGCAAGAGACTTCCTTAGTTAAAAATGTTCCTTTTACAAACATAGGACCCACTGTAATGAGCGGTCGTGTGGTTGATGTAGATGTGAATCCGAACAATCCTACAGAATTTTATGTAGCATATGCTTCAGGAGGATTATGGTACAGCAATAATAACGGGGTTAGTTTTACCCCAGTAATGGATAATTCGTCCACTCAAAATTTAGGCGACATAGCTGTTGATTGGAAAAATGGCACCATTTGGGCTGGTACAGGTGAAAATAATGCTTCTCGTTCTTCTTACGCAGGTATAGGAATTTTAAAATCTACCGATAAAGGTCAGACATGGCAACATATGGGACTACCTGACTCCCACCATATAGGTCGAATTCTAATTAACCCTAATCAACCTGATGAAGTAATTATAGGTGTTACAGGTCACTTATATTCCTCCAATAGTGAGCGGGGAATCTATAAAACATTTGATGGTGGAAAAACTTGGAACAAAACATTATATATTAATGACCAAACTGGAATTATTGATGTAGCAGTTTCTCCAAAAAATTTTAACATTGTCTATGCTGCAGCTTGGGAAAAAGATAGAAAAGCATGGCACTTTTCTGGCAACGGAAATCATTCAGCCATCTACAAAAGTACTGATGCTGGGAATACTTGGACAAAAATATCAGTAGAAGGTAGTGGATTTCCAACTGGTGAAGGCGTTGGGAGGATAGGACTTTCCGTGTTTGATGACAACACTGTTTATGCAGTCCATGATAATCAGTATTTAAGACCAGATGATAAGAAAACAGACTTAAGTGGTGCTCTCTCAAAAAATGATTTTAAAAACATGTCTTCCGAAGAATTTCTGCAAATAGAAGACAAGAAACTAAATTCCTTTTTGCGTACAAATGGCTTTCAAGAAAAATATCGCGCAGATAACGTAAAACAAATGGTTCGCAGTGGCGCAGTAGCTCCAGTGGATTTAGCGAAATATTTGGAAGATGCCAATGCAATGCTTTTTGACACTCCGGTTATTGGAGCAGAAGTTTTCCGCAGTGACAATGGTGGAAAAACATGGACTAAAACACATGATGATTATCTGGATGGTGTATTCTTTAGTTATGGATATTATTTTGCACAAATTGCCGTAGATCCTAATAACAAAAACAAAGTTTATGTAGGAGGAGTTCCAATTATAAAATCTCCCGATGGTGGAAAAACATGGGTTTCTATTAATCGTGAAAATGTACATGTGGATCATCACTCAATTTGGGTAAACCCTAACAAAGAAGGGCATATTATCAACGGAAATGATGGGGGGCTAAATATTTCATATGATGATGGTGAGACTTGGATTAAAAACAATTCAATTCCTGTTGGACAATTTTATGCAATTAACATAGACTATCAAAAACCCTATAATGTTTATGGTGGTTTACAGGATAATGGTGTCTGGATGGGAGCCCACAATGCACCAATGAATAGAGAATGGCACCAAGAAGGAGCTTATCCTTGGAAAAGTATAATTGGAGGTGACGGAATGCAGATTCAAATTGATAAACGCAACCCTTCAATAATCTACACCGGCTTTCAATTTGGAAACTATTACCGATTCAACCTAAAAACTGGCGAACGAACTTACATTCAACCAAAGCATCAGTTGGGTGAAAGCCCCTATCGTTTCAATTGGCAAACACCTATACTTCTTTCTCCGCACAACCAAGACATTGTCTATTTTGGTAGCAACAAATTACACCGCTCATTAACACAAGGTAATGAATGGACTGCTATTTCAGGTGATCTTACCAATGGGGGTAAAAAAGGAAATGTGGCTTATGGAACACTAACTTCAATATCAGAATCACCTTTCGAATTCGGTCTAATTTATACAGGTAGCGATGACGGAATGGTACACGTTACTCGAGATGGAGGTGCTAATTGGCAACTTATTTACAACTCCTTCCCAAATGAATTATGGGTAAGCCGCGTTATAGCATCTCAACACAAAAAAGAACGAGTTTATGTTACACTTAACGGATACAGGTTTGACGATTTTAACACCTACATATTCAAAAGTGAGGATTACGGAAAAACGTGGGATAATATAAAAACTAACATTCCGGCATCTCCTGTGAATGTTATAAAGGAAGATCCAGAAAATGAACAAGTTCTTTATGTGGGAACTGACAATGGAGCTTATATCTCATTTGATATGGGGGAGAGCTGGAATCCTTTCAGCAAAGGCCTACCTAACGTTGCAATTCATGACCTAGTAATTCAACCTGAGGCAAAGGATTTACTACTAGGAACACACGGAAGAAGTATTTACAAAGCCAACATTGCTCCACTTCAGAAAATGAAAGCAGCAGTTCAAGATCAAGTCTTTTATCCTTTTGAAATTGATCCTGTTCGTCATTCTAATCGTTGGGGAAATACTTGGAACAGGTGGAGCGAGGCCTTTGAGCCATCCTCGTCCTTTACAGCATATGCTTCTCAAGATAATAGCATCAAAATCACTGTATACTCTGAAGATAACATAGCATTACAGACATTTACATATCAAGCTGAAAAAGGATTTAATTACATCTCTTATGACCTATCCATCTCTACAGAAGGCAAAAATGCCTACAACAAACGTCATAAAAATGCCATAATAGACAAAGTTGGAAATGGAAAAATGTATCTTCCTAAAGGGAAGTATACAGTTGAATTTGTAACAAAAGGTTCTATAGAAAAAAGAATTTTGGAGGTTAAATAA
- a CDS encoding ChaN family lipoprotein: MKKLFLAGITLLWSSTFLGQNKAPYQFYNSKGKKTSYSKLLKNTKKVDIVLFGEFHDNSIVHWLQLEFTKDIAQKRALILGAEMIETDNQQALNQYLKGEITQKGLDTLARLWNNHKTDYKPLVDFAKNNRTPFIATNVPRRYASMVFREGFEALNSLPSNEKKWIAPLPIPYDSTLPGYVKMIEMMGGHGGENLPKAQALKDATMAHNILENHIQGSLFIHYNGSYHSDDYEGIYWYLKKWQPSLKLITIATVTQSSINSLDKQYLNKADFILVIDEDVTRTY, encoded by the coding sequence ATGAAGAAACTATTTCTTGCAGGCATCACACTACTTTGGTCATCGACATTTTTAGGCCAAAATAAAGCTCCTTATCAGTTTTACAATTCAAAAGGTAAAAAAACATCTTACAGTAAGCTTTTAAAAAATACCAAAAAGGTTGATATTGTACTTTTTGGAGAATTTCATGATAACTCAATTGTTCATTGGCTTCAATTAGAATTCACTAAAGATATAGCCCAAAAAAGAGCACTAATTCTAGGTGCGGAAATGATCGAAACAGACAATCAACAAGCGCTTAACCAATACCTGAAGGGTGAAATAACTCAAAAAGGATTGGACACCTTGGCACGTCTATGGAATAACCATAAAACAGACTACAAACCTTTGGTGGATTTTGCTAAAAATAACAGAACTCCATTTATAGCTACAAACGTCCCACGCAGGTATGCCAGTATGGTTTTTCGTGAAGGTTTCGAAGCATTAAACTCTTTACCTTCAAATGAAAAAAAGTGGATTGCTCCCTTACCCATACCTTATGACTCAACACTGCCTGGATATGTTAAAATGATTGAAATGATGGGAGGCCATGGTGGTGAAAACCTTCCAAAGGCGCAAGCTCTAAAGGACGCTACAATGGCTCACAACATACTAGAAAATCACATTCAGGGATCACTTTTCATCCATTACAATGGAAGCTATCATAGCGATGATTATGAAGGAATTTATTGGTACCTAAAAAAATGGCAGCCTTCTTTAAAACTAATCACAATTGCAACGGTCACTCAGTCATCTATAAATTCACTCGATAAACAATATTTAAACAAGGCTGATTTTATCTTGGTAATCGACGAAGATGTAACTAGGACTTATTAG
- a CDS encoding succinate dehydrogenase cytochrome b subunit: protein MAKSALLKSSVAKKYWMALTGLFLCLFLVGHLAGNLQLIFGTALQFNEYALFMTTNPAVKILSYLTYISIVFHAIDGIVLTIQNKKARPIGYAKNNAAANSAWASRNMAILGTLVLVFIATHMINFWAKMHFDKNMPLMVQTIEVQPGMPQDFYIGRQTGQFFPVEQVKKAGEADDANFPKQLEIKNGTELYNAQVNVKMGELYKDLHKITIDFFKDAKYGLYFTLFYVFSMLVLAFHLLHGFSSAFQSLGINNPKYNGFIKGLGKGFAIIVPLLFAIIPLYIHFLK from the coding sequence ATGGCAAAATCTGCACTCTTAAAGTCATCAGTAGCAAAAAAGTACTGGATGGCTCTTACAGGTTTATTTTTATGCTTGTTTTTGGTAGGTCATTTAGCAGGAAACTTGCAGCTAATTTTTGGAACGGCACTGCAGTTTAATGAGTATGCTCTATTTATGACAACCAATCCAGCAGTAAAAATTCTATCGTATCTCACGTACATCTCGATTGTTTTCCACGCAATAGATGGAATCGTACTGACTATTCAAAATAAAAAAGCGCGCCCAATCGGTTATGCTAAGAACAACGCCGCTGCTAACAGCGCTTGGGCTTCTCGTAATATGGCAATATTGGGTACATTAGTACTAGTATTTATTGCCACACACATGATAAACTTCTGGGCGAAGATGCATTTTGATAAAAATATGCCTCTTATGGTTCAAACCATAGAGGTACAACCTGGCATGCCACAAGATTTTTATATTGGTAGACAAACTGGTCAGTTCTTCCCTGTTGAACAAGTAAAAAAAGCAGGTGAGGCCGATGATGCAAATTTCCCTAAACAACTGGAAATAAAAAATGGTACTGAGCTATACAATGCTCAAGTTAATGTCAAAATGGGGGAGCTTTACAAAGATCTTCATAAGATTACTATTGATTTCTTTAAGGATGCCAAATACGGTCTATACTTCACTCTATTCTATGTATTCTCCATGTTGGTGTTAGCGTTTCACTTATTGCATGGCTTTAGTAGTGCTTTCCAATCTTTAGGAATCAATAACCCGAAGTATAACGGATTCATTAAAGGACTTGGAAAAGGATTTGCAATAATAGTTCCCTTACTATTCGCTATTATACCATTGTACATTCACTTTCTTAAGTAA
- a CDS encoding fumarate reductase/succinate dehydrogenase flavoprotein subunit, with the protein MALDSKIPQGPIASKWADYKNKINLVNPANKRNIDVIIVGTGLAGGSAAATLAELGYNVKAFCFQDSPRRAHSIAAQGGINAAKNYQGDGDSVHRLFYDTVKGGDYRAREANVHRLAEVSANIIDQCVAQGVPLAREYGGLLDNRSFGGTLVSRTFYAKGQTGQQLLLGAYSAMNRQIGRGKIKMYNRHEMLDLVVVDGKARGIIARNLVTGEIQRHSAHAVVIASGGYGNVFFLSTNAMGSNVTAAWKIHKKGAYFANPCYTQIHPTCIPVSGDHQSKLTLMSESLRNDGRIWVPKKIEDVQAIREGRLKPTQIAEEDRDYYLERRYPSFGNLVPRDVASRAAKERCDAGYGVNKTGEAVYLDFASAIERYGKEQARIKHLDENDSQLVQKLGKEVIANKYGNLFQMYEKIVDDNPYETPMMIYPAVHYTMGGIWVDYNLMTTVEGCYSIGEANFSDHGANRLGASALMQGLADGYFVLPYTIGDYLSKDIRTGEISTDLPEFEEAEKNVRSQIERLSNNNGTHSVDYFHKKLGKIMWDKVGMARNAKGLTEAMDEIAALREEFYKDVKVPGDINGFNQELEKALRVADFLELGELFAKDALHRNESCGGHFREEYQTEEGEAQRDDKNFAYVAAWEYKGNPREAELHKEDLTFENVKLVQRSYK; encoded by the coding sequence ATGGCATTAGATTCTAAAATACCTCAAGGCCCAATTGCTTCTAAGTGGGCTGATTATAAAAACAAAATAAATCTTGTAAACCCGGCCAATAAACGTAATATTGACGTCATTATTGTCGGTACCGGACTAGCTGGTGGTTCAGCAGCCGCTACTCTTGCCGAGCTAGGATATAACGTAAAGGCTTTCTGCTTTCAAGATTCTCCACGTAGGGCTCATTCTATTGCAGCCCAAGGAGGTATTAATGCAGCAAAGAACTACCAAGGTGATGGTGATTCTGTTCATCGCTTATTCTACGACACTGTAAAAGGAGGAGATTATAGAGCAAGAGAGGCAAATGTTCATCGCTTAGCCGAGGTATCTGCCAATATTATAGACCAGTGTGTAGCACAAGGTGTACCGCTAGCCCGAGAATATGGTGGTCTTTTGGACAACCGTTCTTTTGGTGGAACGCTTGTTTCTCGTACTTTTTATGCAAAAGGACAAACCGGACAACAATTACTCTTAGGGGCCTATTCGGCAATGAACCGTCAAATAGGACGTGGAAAAATAAAAATGTACAACCGTCATGAAATGCTAGACTTAGTAGTTGTAGACGGTAAGGCTCGTGGAATAATTGCACGTAATCTTGTTACAGGTGAAATTCAACGTCATTCTGCACACGCAGTTGTAATTGCATCTGGTGGTTATGGAAACGTATTTTTCCTTTCAACTAATGCAATGGGTAGTAATGTAACAGCAGCTTGGAAGATCCACAAAAAAGGTGCTTACTTTGCGAACCCATGCTACACCCAAATCCACCCCACTTGTATTCCAGTTTCAGGTGATCACCAGTCTAAACTTACGTTAATGTCGGAATCACTTCGTAATGATGGTCGTATTTGGGTACCTAAAAAAATTGAAGACGTACAAGCAATCCGTGAAGGCCGTCTAAAACCTACGCAAATTGCTGAAGAAGATAGAGATTACTATCTTGAAAGACGATACCCTTCATTTGGAAATTTAGTCCCTCGTGATGTAGCTTCTAGGGCAGCGAAAGAACGTTGTGATGCAGGCTACGGTGTAAACAAAACTGGCGAGGCAGTATACCTTGATTTCGCATCCGCCATCGAACGATATGGCAAAGAACAAGCTCGTATAAAGCATTTAGATGAAAATGATTCCCAATTAGTACAAAAATTGGGAAAAGAGGTAATCGCCAACAAATATGGCAACCTTTTCCAAATGTATGAGAAAATTGTAGATGATAATCCATACGAAACCCCAATGATGATTTACCCTGCCGTTCATTACACTATGGGAGGAATTTGGGTAGACTACAACCTAATGACTACAGTGGAAGGATGCTACTCTATAGGTGAAGCTAATTTCTCTGATCACGGTGCGAATCGTTTGGGAGCTTCAGCTCTTATGCAAGGTCTTGCAGACGGGTATTTTGTTCTACCATATACAATCGGAGACTACCTTTCTAAGGATATTCGTACGGGTGAAATTTCTACCGATTTACCAGAATTCGAGGAAGCAGAGAAAAATGTACGCTCACAAATAGAACGTCTAAGCAATAATAATGGAACCCATTCGGTTGATTATTTCCATAAAAAGCTTGGGAAAATCATGTGGGACAAAGTAGGTATGGCACGCAATGCAAAAGGTTTAACAGAGGCCATGGATGAGATTGCAGCTTTACGTGAAGAATTTTATAAAGATGTCAAAGTTCCAGGAGACATCAATGGTTTCAATCAGGAATTGGAAAAAGCACTTAGAGTAGCTGATTTCCTAGAATTAGGCGAACTTTTTGCAAAGGACGCACTTCATCGAAATGAATCATGTGGGGGTCACTTCCGTGAAGAATACCAAACCGAAGAAGGCGAGGCTCAACGTGATGATAAAAACTTTGCTTATGTAGCTGCTTGGGAATACAAGGGTAATCCAAGAGAAGCAGAACTACATAAAGAAGACCTAACATTTGAAAACGTAAAACTGGTACAGAGAAGCTATAAATAA
- a CDS encoding succinate dehydrogenase/fumarate reductase iron-sulfur subunit, which yields MKLTLKIWRQKNAQDKGKLVEYKIDDVSPDMSFLEMLDVLNDQLIEKGEDPVAFDHDCREGICGMCSLYINGEAHGPDRGVTTCQLHMRMFKDGDTIYIEPFRAKAFPIIKDLVVDRSSFDRIQHAGGFISVNTSGNTQDANAIPIPKHDADRAFDAATCIGCGACVATCKNSSAMLFVSAKVSQFALLPQGQVEAADRVMKMVNQMDVEGFGNCTNTGACEVECPKGISLENIARMNREYLKASLK from the coding sequence ATGAAACTAACACTCAAAATATGGCGTCAGAAAAACGCCCAAGATAAGGGGAAACTAGTTGAATATAAAATTGACGATGTTTCACCCGATATGTCTTTTTTGGAAATGCTGGATGTTCTAAACGACCAGTTAATTGAAAAAGGTGAAGATCCAGTTGCATTCGATCACGATTGCCGTGAAGGTATCTGTGGAATGTGCTCCCTTTATATTAATGGAGAAGCTCACGGTCCCGATCGTGGAGTAACGACATGCCAATTACACATGCGTATGTTCAAAGATGGAGATACGATTTATATTGAGCCTTTCAGAGCTAAAGCATTTCCAATTATAAAAGACTTAGTAGTTGACCGTAGTTCTTTCGACAGAATTCAGCATGCTGGAGGTTTTATTTCTGTGAACACTTCTGGTAATACCCAAGATGCTAATGCAATCCCAATCCCAAAACATGATGCAGATCGTGCATTTGATGCAGCTACATGCATTGGATGTGGGGCATGTGTAGCTACCTGTAAAAACTCATCAGCAATGCTATTTGTCTCAGCAAAAGTATCTCAATTTGCGCTTTTACCTCAAGGACAAGTGGAAGCTGCAGATCGCGTAATGAAAATGGTCAACCAAATGGATGTAGAAGGATTTGGTAATTGTACCAATACTGGGGCTTGTGAGGTCGAATGCCCTAAAGGGATATCTTTAGAAAACATTGCCCGTATGAATCGTGAATACCTCAAGGCCAGTTTAAAATAA
- a CDS encoding amidohydrolase has translation MLKPSLQIAIIQSDIVWENPEKNIAHFNQKFKNLPLTTDLVILPEMFTTGFSMNPHRLSETMNGQSVSWMQQWAIRNQIAICGSLIISEQSNYYNRFVFVYPNGEIKHYNKRHLFSIAGEHKMYTAGSSQTIVNYKEWKLSLQICYDLRFPVWSRQSKSNYDALIYVASWPTPRIHAWDTLLKARAIENMCYCIGANRVGKDANGHAYPGHSAIYDALGNTINFSNREEIILATLTYDTLSQLRIKLPFYNDSDEFVLIKS, from the coding sequence ATGTTAAAGCCATCACTTCAAATTGCAATAATACAGTCAGATATCGTCTGGGAAAATCCAGAAAAAAATATAGCACATTTTAACCAAAAATTTAAAAACTTACCTCTAACAACCGATTTAGTTATTTTACCTGAAATGTTTACCACTGGATTCAGTATGAATCCACATAGACTATCAGAGACTATGAATGGCCAATCGGTATCTTGGATGCAACAGTGGGCTATTAGAAATCAAATTGCTATATGTGGTAGTCTAATTATTTCTGAACAATCCAACTATTATAACCGTTTCGTTTTTGTTTATCCTAATGGGGAAATAAAACATTACAACAAGAGGCATTTATTTTCTATTGCAGGTGAACATAAAATGTACACAGCAGGTTCTTCCCAAACCATAGTAAATTATAAAGAATGGAAACTATCACTACAAATTTGTTACGATCTAAGATTCCCTGTATGGTCCAGACAATCCAAGTCTAATTATGATGCACTAATATACGTAGCAAGTTGGCCTACACCTAGAATACATGCATGGGATACATTACTAAAGGCGCGTGCCATTGAAAATATGTGCTACTGCATAGGTGCCAACAGAGTGGGGAAAGACGCCAATGGTCATGCTTATCCAGGTCATTCCGCAATTTATGACGCTTTAGGAAATACGATAAATTTCAGCAACAGAGAGGAGATAATACTCGCAACGCTTACTTATGACACACTATCCCAATTAAGAATTAAGCTCCCTTTCTATAATGACTCGGATGAATTTGTTCTAATCAAATCATAA
- a CDS encoding Ig-like domain-containing protein, whose amino-acid sequence MKKIITVVCMWVVIIALTTNCAKRGTPTGGAKDTIPPVLLDANPKQGTTNFKNKSIRLTFDEFVKLKDIQKQLIVSPPLTLFPDIVPQGVPSKYFDIKISDTLKENTTYVFNFGQSVTDNNEGNPLPFFKYVFSTGSYIDSLSVRGRISDALEQKPDNFVTVMLYELNESYSDSVVFKERPLYVTNTLDSLRDFEISNVKAGKYLLRALKDKNSNYLYDQKSDKIAFWEEPISVPSDSVYELKLFKEINNYKAIRPSQVASNRIQFGYEGTLAGIEINPISPLPPDFKYAITKEPKKDTLNFWYSPVDVDSLLFTVGKEQKIDTFTVKLKKLKKDSLQIANTQSSSLSLKIPFSLSSNIPLVATDISKMKIFDKDTLSVPFDVTLKDDNRKLQFNFKVEPSQVYRLQMLPEALTDFYGVSSDTLQYTLRTKSLSDYGTIKLKLSNAKVFPIIVQITNEKGEVQDEIYAESFQSEFLFEYLDPAKYFIRIIEDVNNNRVWDTGNYLEKLQPERVLYYPTVVTVRANWVYEETFTLQ is encoded by the coding sequence ATGAAAAAAATCATTACGGTTGTATGCATGTGGGTAGTAATTATTGCACTCACAACTAATTGCGCCAAAAGAGGAACCCCAACAGGAGGAGCTAAGGATACTATTCCTCCTGTGCTTTTAGATGCAAATCCTAAACAAGGGACAACAAATTTTAAAAACAAGAGTATTCGTTTAACATTTGACGAATTCGTCAAACTTAAGGATATTCAAAAACAGCTAATTGTTTCTCCTCCACTCACCTTATTTCCTGATATTGTTCCACAGGGCGTTCCTTCCAAATATTTTGATATAAAAATTTCTGATACATTAAAAGAAAATACGACCTATGTTTTTAATTTTGGCCAAAGTGTAACTGATAATAATGAAGGAAATCCATTGCCTTTTTTCAAGTATGTGTTCTCTACCGGTTCTTATATAGATTCACTTTCAGTGAGAGGAAGGATTTCAGATGCTTTAGAGCAAAAACCTGATAATTTTGTGACTGTTATGCTGTATGAATTGAATGAATCTTATTCTGATTCAGTAGTGTTCAAAGAACGTCCATTATATGTTACTAATACACTTGATAGTCTTAGAGATTTTGAAATTTCCAATGTAAAGGCCGGGAAGTATTTGCTTCGTGCTTTAAAAGATAAAAATTCCAATTATCTCTACGATCAAAAAAGTGATAAAATTGCTTTTTGGGAAGAACCAATCTCGGTTCCTTCAGATTCAGTTTATGAATTAAAATTGTTTAAGGAAATTAATAATTATAAGGCTATTCGTCCTTCTCAAGTTGCCTCTAATCGTATACAATTTGGATATGAGGGGACTCTTGCAGGGATTGAAATTAACCCAATTTCTCCATTACCACCGGATTTTAAGTATGCCATTACTAAAGAACCAAAGAAAGATACATTAAACTTTTGGTATTCCCCTGTGGATGTAGATTCACTATTGTTTACCGTTGGTAAAGAACAAAAGATAGATACTTTTACAGTAAAACTAAAAAAATTAAAGAAAGATTCCTTACAAATTGCTAATACTCAATCTTCTAGTTTATCCTTGAAAATTCCTTTTTCTCTGTCTTCAAATATACCTCTTGTTGCTACTGATATATCTAAAATGAAAATCTTTGATAAAGATACATTAAGCGTGCCTTTTGATGTAACCTTAAAAGATGATAATAGAAAACTTCAGTTCAATTTTAAAGTTGAACCTAGCCAAGTATATCGTTTACAGATGTTGCCTGAGGCATTAACTGATTTTTATGGAGTATCAAGCGATACACTTCAGTACACACTTCGTACTAAAAGTTTGTCTGATTATGGAACTATAAAGCTTAAGTTATCAAATGCAAAGGTATTTCCTATAATTGTTCAAATTACAAATGAAAAAGGAGAAGTACAGGATGAAATTTATGCGGAGTCATTTCAAAGTGAATTTCTCTTCGAGTATCTGGATCCAGCTAAATATTTTATAAGAATTATTGAAGATGTTAATAATAATAGGGTATGGGATACAGGGAATTACTTGGAGAAATTACAGCCAGAAAGGGTTCTGTATTATCCAACGGTGGTGACCGTCCGGGCTAATTGGGTTTATGAAGAAACTTTCACTCTTCAATAG